The segment CGGCCCTGGTGTCCCACCCTTCGTGTCCCACCCCTCACACTCCGTCCCCTCGTGTCCTGCCCCTCATGTCCCCTCCCCTCACACCCCGTCCCCTCGTGTCCCCTCTCACCCCACGACCCTCCATGGCTGACGCACCACGCGCAGGTTTTGAGCACAGAAACGCTCTAAGATGTCTTTTTATTATAAAGTTCGTCACCGATTGGTGTCCTCGGCAGCTCGGCAGCTCCGGGGCTGGCTGCGGCCGCCAGATGCGTGGCACCGGCGCGGGGGCCATCAAATGCGCGGCCTGCCGCTGCCTCCCGTGGCGATGAACACGTCAATGGGAACGTTGGGCAGCGTCAGGCAGTGGCTGCCGGGGCATCGCCGCAGCTGCCTGTGGGGAGAGAGCGGGGTGAGTCCAGCGGCACGGCAGGGAATGGCCTGACGTGAGCCGGCATGGCGCGGCATTGTCTGATacggcacagcacggcatggcacagcacggcacaggACGCTGCCTGCCCTGACAAAGCCTGCCGGCAGCCGCAGGCAGAGCCTGTCCTGTCCCAGGGCAAGGAGGGGTTCGACCGTCAGACGCTTTCAGGAGCAAAATGAGCGGCATTTCCTGGAGCAGGAACCTGGTTGGTGTGATCGGGACACGGCGCGGCTGTGCCAGGTCCAGACCCTGTACCGCACAGGGTGTCCTGGACCCCCTTACCTTCCCACAGACCTCTCGGTGCCTACGGGCTCCTGCGTTTCGGGAGGCACAGCTGAGCTGGGACAGTCACCTGCCTCGATGGGGAACCTCCGAGCCTGCGGTGACTGCTGGGAGCTCATGTCCAGGCCCTGGATGTGTCTGACCGGAGAGGAGCGGGTGGGTGAGCCAGGCAAGCGGGGGCCCCCCAGCAATGGCAAAAGCACAGGGGAGCATGAGGGGACCCCAGCCAGCCCCGTGATGTCCGCACTGCCTACCCCAAGAGCCCCCACTCACCAAGAGGGCGTTTCAGCCTGTCCCCCACCTTGCTGCACATCCGCCACCTGACACGGTGTCGGCTACATCACAATGGCACCCTCGGGTTTTAAAAGGTTCCTCTGTGCCCCcctggggtgctgtgggtgctccCGGGCGCCGAGATGCTGTTTTGAAGTTGCTGTGGGATGAAGTGAAGGAGTGAAGGGTCTCAACCCGGATTAGGACATGGAGGGGGTTTTGCTTGCCAATGGCTACCAGCTCGGCAGGACCATTGGGGAGGGGATGTACTCCAAAGTGAAGGAGGCTTTTTCCCAAAAGCACCAGAAGAAAGtggcaattaaaataattgataaGAAGGAAAGCCCAGAAGGTAAGAGTTGACCCCAAAAGAGCTCCAGGCTGAGGCACTCTCCCTCCCTGGAGGCTTTTACTTCCCAGTAGAAATCTCATTTCCCAAACTCACTGCGTGCGAGCAGACGGGGGGGcgtggggatgctggggggatCCAGCAGAACAGCCCGGGAACCATGGCCTGAGGATCAGGACCTGTTCAGGTGGCTGCAAGGACAGCAAAgtgctggcagagcccagcatCCCCCCTCCACAAGCATCCCTCAGGGAATGGTGCCCCTGGTAAGGAACCAGGCACCCCAGGAACgaccttccctccctctgccgAGTCCCAGAGGGGGCCAGCAGCTCGGGGACATCCCAGTGAGCAAACCCGTCTCCTCTCTTGGCAGAGTTTATTCAGAGATTCCTGCCCCGAGAGCTCCAGATCGTCACGCGCTTGGACCACAGGAACATCATCCATGTGCACGAGATGCTGGAGTCTGCGGAGGGGAAGATCTGCCTCGTGATGGAGCTGGCAGAAGACGGGGACATCTTTGACTACGTGCTCCGTGAGGGTCCCCTGCCCGAGCCCCATGCCAGGGCACTCTTCTGCCAGCTGGTCGAGGCCATCCGGTACTGCCACAGCTGCGGGGTGGCCCACCGCGACCTCAAATGCGAGAACGCCCTGCTGCAGGGCCACACCTTGAAGCTGACAGATTTTGGTTTCGCCaagctgctccccagggactgcagggagctgagctggACCTTCTGCGGCAGCACGGCCTACGCAGCGCCCGAGGTGCTGCAGGGCATGCCCCACGACAGCCGTAAGGGCGATGTCTGGAGCATGGGCGTCATCCTCTATGTCCTGCTCTGTGCCCACCTGCCCTTTGACGACACCGACATCCCCAAGAtgctgcaccagcagcagaaaggcatCTCTGTCCCCAGGCACCTGGGGATCTCCAAGGAGTGCCAGAACCTCCTGAAAATGCTCCTGGAACCAGACATGACCCTGAGACCCTCCATCGAGGTGGTCAGCAGACACCCGTGGCTGACTAACCCCTGAGAGGGACTCACCCTGCTCTCCCCAAATGGAACaattgtttctaaaataatgataaatttGAAGGTCAGCATTTCCCATctgtcccagccccacagtATGGCAGAGACAAGGTCTGGTTCATACTCAGTCATTTTTATTGGCCGTCAGCAGTGGGGAACGGGGCAAGCCAGAGCTCCAAGCAGCTTGGGGCAGTGCAGATCCACCTTCCCCAGTTAAGCAAACCTCCCCTGAAGCaggtgggagaaagggaaatttAAAGCAGccatccccatcctgccggCAAAGGAAATGAGAACACCCGACACAGGCAGCGAGTCTGTAGAATTCCTTTAATTGCTGTTAACTGCAAGTTTGTAAAAGGTTTGGAGAAAGTCGTTACAAAACTACCAGCTGTTAGAATTGTTCCTGGTTTTCACCCCAGCTAGAAAAGGCTCAGGGAGATGCAGAATAGTTCAGAACAGAGAATATTGCACAGACAACCAAATGGTTAATTtgactaaagagaaaaaaaggggggggaaaaaaagtgacacAGATGAGAGCACTGCACCctcagagctctgctgcagcccagggatCCAGCAGCCACTTGTATCATCAAACCCCGAGGGAACGGGAACTCCCACGCCCTGACACCCCCACTGGTGTCACCTACCCACAACAGGTTTTCCCGCTACAGCTAAATTTGCGCCCAGGACAGGGTGAGGCTGCAGCACatttcagagctctgctgagcCCGCTGCCCACCGAGCAGGAGGCGAGTTGTAGCTCAGTCTCCAGCCCTCGTAGGTTTTGCAGGACAGATGTGCTCTCACGTAAGCGCCCGATGTCACCGCTGCCACCAATCCACCTGTGTGGGCAGCTGCATTTGAGAATCTCCccaaagcggggggggggggggggaagaaacccAACAAGACCCAAACCTAAAACCCCAACTCTTCCAAGTGCACCTGGGTTAATGCTatccaaaaccagaaggaaaccCAGAGCTCCGATGAAGCAGCCctggaaggggcaggaggaCAAAGGTAGCACATATAAACCCACCACCCAAAAGGCCAGAGACAGCAGCGAGGGCTCTGTCCCTTTAGGATAGCTGTATATTAATTAGCAACATCCACTGAGGAGCATCTCGTGACATTAGAAGGGAACTGCCCCAAAAAGAGAGGCCGTGGGTCCAAAGGAATCATTGCAAGCAGTCACAGGGGGGCTTAAGTGAAAGAACTCAAGCGAGCACAGCGAGGCTGGAGACCCTGGTGGCCATGGGGCCCGGCACAGGTGGGACACGAGGcgggggcagagcaggggacaGACACGGTACCACCCACATGTGGGTGCTTCTGCCTCGGAGGTTAAAGCGGTGAGTGGGCCAGACAGGGGCTTCGCGAGGGCTGAACTGAGCACCGCAACAGAGGGGTTCTGCTCCCAGGGTGCCCCAAATCACCACCTGCCCAGAAGGGCTCAAGTGAGAGCAAGCCACAAGTACTTTGCTTGGAAAATGTAACGAGAAGTACACAAAACGCAGTAGAGGAAGGTAGTGCAGCTGCAAAGGGGGAAGCAGCAGGCCTTGGCTCCtcgaggagctgctgctcttgcagcagGAAATGGgagtttccatttaaaaaaagctcCCAAGACAAAAAGGCAGGCAGAAGCTCAGGGTTTGGCAGGGAGCTTGGCTCCTTCCAGCATGGCCTTTGGGTCAAAGCCACAAGCCAACTGCCTTCCTGTGCAGCAGAGTGGCACAGCAGAAAGGGCTTCTACTACAGCATCTCCAGCCCCTGGCCACTCGCTGCACAAGGGCTTTCTCCAGGGAAGGCCTGGCCAGCAGCGCGGAGCAGTAAGCGAGCGGGCACAGCTTGCATCCAAGAGCCTTTGAACTGCTGTACTGTAGattacacacgcacacacacaagcaaTCAGCCAGCTGGCAGTCTGGTGGCACCAAACAATCCTGCCAGGTGTCCAAGTGCCCAGCTTGGCCCGGGGACCCCACACTGCATCGCATCTGCCTCTGCCCGACACTTTCGGGGCAGTCGGTTTTGGCTTGGCCAGTCTCTAGGACCTACTGAGAAGATGGGCTCTCTAGCAGCTAAGTGTACGAGTGAactcctgcttcctcctcctcctcctggtcTGAAGGGGTCACTTGAGTTGCCCACAGGATTTAGCAGGAATGAAACTCCTCCAGCCTGGAACTGCAATCCCCAGCACAGTTACACAGAAAGGAACAGCCAGTCCGTGATTTAATTCACATTCGATGGTGGAAATGAGCCTGTGACACACACTGGAAGCAGGCGCTTTATTCCCAGTCTTCCCACTCTTCGTCTTCCAGCTGCAAACAAGAGTAACACCTCtctgtttgtttctgtaacTCAACAGCCATCTGTCAACAGATCCTCCTGGCCAGGGCACCCGAGTCAGCGCAAAGCTTGACATATCCCCATGCTCCCAACACCCTCACAGCAGGGATCTGCTTGCTCCATTTCCCTTAGGGAACCTGAACGCTCATCCCTCTTTAAGCACATCCAAACAGCCactctctgctccagctcacACCCACGACTCCCACAGTGAGATCCCAAGCTAAGCCTGCGGCCCCAAAGAGCAAATCACACCTTTGAGAAGCCTCCTGCGAGCCGCTCtaggcaggcagctgcctgctgcagcgctgcccttccaggccagcagcagccacatcTCGCCGAAACatgcagcacagccctggcaccAGCACAGGGGCTGGAAGCGGGGCTCAAGCTGAGGGATTCGCCCTCTTGCTCTGAGGCACTgcagcctctctcctcctcccggGGAAGCACCCAGTGATGACAGAGCTCACGTAGCATCACCCCAAGGAGCTACCAATGGTTTCTGGGAGCAACCTTCTTGCCTGTTTGAGCGAGCACCTCCCCCTGACTCACCTCCCCAGACACTTCCACCTTCGAGAGCGCCAGCTGCACCTCCTCTTCAGTCATGTCCAAATCAAAGTCCTTTTCCCAGTCCTCGCTGATATCAGTGCTGGAGCCTGTAACCACAAACATCACGACTGAGCTGTCGGAGCAGCACATGTTCTCTGGACACTCTGGCCAAAACGCACAGCTGCCCAAGCAGGCCCGCAAAGCCCTGGCATGCACGAGGCTCAGATCTACTGCAGTCTGCCCAAGGAGAGGAAACCTCCCCCGTTCCCAagagcaggctgctgggctggcagctTGCTAACAGAGACTGAACTGCACTTCCCTCGCAGCAAGGGCCGGTTCAGAATAAGTGGGAGAGGTGAATGCTGAAACATGTTCTCCTCTGGCCTAGGAGAACTAGGATGTGTCACGCTTCAGTCACACAGAAAGTGCAACAGATAAGGAATAACAGGAGTGACTTAGATATGGAGACTGCCATAGTCCCCAACAGAAAGAACAACCTCCTGGAgcacaggaggagcagggacacTCCCAGGGGTGATACgcagagggaaggaaacacTTTTCCTACACAGACCACAGCCttgccccagcacccagcaggcCAGGGACCAAAGGTCCATCCTGTTCAGCCGACAGACTTTTGATTCCTTGTCTAATTTAATTCTGCTCACAGGCCCAGTTCATGATACTTGGCTACCTAGCTGGAGCTTTGGCTGCTTCCAGTGACTTTATAATCCTATAACCCACATAAGCGTTATTGTGGGAGACctgcagcaggctctgctgaAGGCAGAATCCCCTGCGGTGAAAGGTTTGTCGTATCAGCCAGAGCTGCAACACATCCCTCCTCAGGTCCTAGAGGAGTCTCACCCCGTTCCCCTGAGGGCGCAGCAGGAACAGGGCTCAGGCCAGAgccagctgcagcaccagccAGCAGCCTGCCCAGAGCAGATCGTCACCATCTGAAGTGACCAACTTGACCCTGCCCAACAGCACAAGGAATTGCTTCCACTTCAGTTCTGGCCATTAGATCTAACCTTCCTGGGTGATTTTGGCAAAaccccttttctcctcccccatcATCACAAAATCGGAGCCCTTTCCCCCAAAGCTGCCACCCCCAGCAGGTGGTTTCCAGGCCCTGTGCCGACCCCACATACACACCTTTCTTGCCATTGTTGGAGGGAGTAGATTTCCCACTGTCCGAGTTCAGCTCAAAGACTCGTAGATCTGTTGGTCCCTCCTCTTTCAGAGTCTCTGTCCTGCCCTGGGCTTTGCTCTCCACCTCTTTGAGCTTCGTAACAGCCGGTTCTTCTGAGGATGCTGCCAACTCCCGGGCAGGTGCAGAAGGGTGACCAGGTTCTGGGGGCTTTGGCAGGgagctctgctcttctgagGTGGCCTCCAGCAGCCTCTGGGAGACGTCTCTGGCCCCGGCTGGTTGTGCTCCAGTCTGTAGCTGTGCAGCAGGCACAGAGGGAGGGTTTGCAATCTGAGTCACAAGGGAGATGCTCTCACTGCTCTCAGAGGGGCTCCCCTCCGCTGGGGCCGGCTCCGGAGGGAGGACGGCCCAGCTTTCCTCTGAGGGTCCCTTCTGAGCAGTGGGGTGGCTTccctccagggctgcaggggcagattctttctctgctgcttctggaaatTTCACGTTTGCACAAGGCAGGGGTGACATCCCCAAGAACTCCTCTGtaggaaggcagaagagaagtGAGAGATGTTTCAGCAAGcgcagcagcagctgacagTGCAGCAGGTTTGGCTacagctgggctgggagctgaaATCTGTGAGAGCAAGGAGTAGCCACCACCCTCTCTAACTGAGACCTGCCAAGGTCTGCACAAGCCCTCCCGCAGATCCCCAACCATCCGACCCACCTTCATCCTCTTCCCAGGCCGGCTCCTCTTGGTGAATGCTCTGCTCCGCTCGCTGCTTCAGAGCCTCCCTCCGGGCTTCATCCTGCAGGGAATTCTGCGTCAGCAGCCGCTCACGTCCCCAgtcccttcttcccccaggcACTTCAGCGTCAGTGATAGGGAGGACACAGACAAGGCAGCCCAGATCCctgcttttccaggaaaagtaTCTTCTCCCTCTTTGGTCTGCATTAGAGAGCTCCCTGGCTGGAGCACCCACCCCCTGGGGGAGGAACCCACCTCCTGACATACCTGCTCCAAGCGATGCACCTTATAGAAGTAGCGCTGCCAGAATTCAGAATGGGAAACAGCCACCGGGACCTGGCAGTGACACAGGAAACACCATGAGTCACTTCAGAGAGAGGGCTGCAGTTGCTGCCTtactcctctctcctcctgagCCTCGCAACTACCCTCATAACCTGCGCAAGGCACCTGCATTTTCAGGTGCACAGACTCAGGACCAAGCCCCAGGTACGCATGGGAAGACACTCAGACACGCATCAGACAGCTAAAGAGGAACTTCTGTTTCAGGCCAGTGACAAACAAGCAGAGAAGAATAATACAATATGCCGCCTGATATCGCTGTGCCCGTTTGCCGTGCAACCACAATCCTAACACCAGCTCTGGGGCCCAAACAGCTCAGGGCTTCCCTGCACCAGATCCCAAGTCAGAACTTGCCCACTACAGGAGCCAGGAAAGGCCTTACCATTTTAGTGTAGAGAGCCCGGATGGAAGGGCTGGTTGCCAGCAGCTCTGCGAtctcccctttcttctcctctaGGTTAAACTGAGAGAGCCAGGCCTCAAGGAGCTCAGCAGGGCCTGTACAGGACAAGCAGAGAGATAACCGTCCTCAGCACAAACAAGGCAGGAACAGTTTGGGGAAGCTTCGTTGGAAAGATGCTACAGACCAGACCAGCTGGGGTGAACAAGGGGCATAGAAGGAGGGAGACGTGGGTCTCTGAGCCCACCCCACGTCATGGGTCCTCTGCCAGCACAAGGGCACATAGCGCCAGCTGTAGTGGCAGTTTAAACTGGCCCAGCAATCTCCCAGTCTAAGCTAGTCTAAGCTGCAACACACAGATCTGCTCTCCATAAACAGTGACCCCATCTACAGTCGAGCCAGCACACTCCTGGCAAAAGGCTCCAGCCAATTCAGGATGGCCCACAGACCCCACGCCAAGCCCCCCCGTACCATCAGGTTCATTGCAGTAGGTGGCTGGGTCTGACTGGAGGCTGTAGAGGCgagcctggaggagaaggcACAGGGGCTGAGCCGTCAGCGGAGCGGCAGAGCCCCCAGAGAGCAGGGCTCGGGACTCCATGTCCCGGAGAGAAGCTCCAGAACGGGGCACTCACCTTGGCGCTGTCATAGGGCTCTGTGGTACCTGTGGGTGTTGCCATCAGTGTTATGACATCGCAGTCAATGGTCTTATCCGGAGAGGGAGCAAACGTGTCCGAGATGACACCCAGGAAGTCAGAGAGCCCTTTCCTCACCTTTTCTGTCGCACCTGAGGAACCTTCTGTCCtcttgaagagaaaaagcagcacagtgtAAGTAAcagtgcctgcagcagcaggacaagTCTCAGTCTGTTCTGGATAGGTTTTCCTTTAAGGAAGCAGGATGTCTCTGCCTACAAAAAAGTGCTGAGGCAGCGACTGTGTGGCCAGGGCTGGGCCAGAAGGGTGTGGGGGCAGGCACCAGCCTCAGGTGGCTGTGGGGGAAGGACACAGCCAGGTTCGTGGACTGGCTGGTCTAGGGGTTGGACCGTCATAGCAGCAGCTGTGCAGGGCTAAGGCTGACAGCTTGTGCGGAGATCTGATGTCATACTACAGCGACACCGCCAGCATCCCACCTACACGGCacacagggagagggaaagcacAGGGAACCTTTCCCCACGCTTCTCCAGAGGTTCCTCACCACTACAGCAAGGAAATCCCACACAGTGCTCGGCACCAAACCTGCACCGGGGAGAAAATCTGAAACCTGAAGCTCATGGTTATATGCTGGGGTTTGTTCAGAGGATCGTGTCCTCTTATTCATcccctgctttgctttctgcaacaAGAATCCCAGCTCTCTTACTCCTATACTCACTGCCAGCTTGTCCTTGACCACACTGGCCGTAGCAGCGATAGTGCAAGCTGTGTCATGCTGCACTACTTGAGTGAACTCAGCCAGGTCCCGTTTCATGAATTCCAAAGCTTCTGTGGACTGTAAGAAGACAACAGATAGACTGTGTAATCTTTTTGCTCTCCCACAAAGCCACAGTCACTCTGGGAACACCTGGCACATTACCAAGATTAAAGTGTGAGAGCCTTTAACCCAGCTGAGCCCTCACCCCAACTCATGCAACGGGTAAGACTGTGATAACCAGAATTACAACAGGAAACAGCTATGCCCAAAACATGTTACAGTGGGGTTTTTCTAAgctaaaataggaaaaatacatgttaGGAAAAGTCTTGTTCTGAGATTTGTGCATAATTAACAATGCTGTCACAGGCAGGAAGTTACACCTCAGAAAC is part of the Balearica regulorum gibbericeps isolate bBalReg1 chromosome 22, bBalReg1.pri, whole genome shotgun sequence genome and harbors:
- the TSSK3 gene encoding testis-specific serine/threonine-protein kinase 3, whose product is MEGVLLANGYQLGRTIGEGMYSKVKEAFSQKHQKKVAIKIIDKKESPEEFIQRFLPRELQIVTRLDHRNIIHVHEMLESAEGKICLVMELAEDGDIFDYVLREGPLPEPHARALFCQLVEAIRYCHSCGVAHRDLKCENALLQGHTLKLTDFGFAKLLPRDCRELSWTFCGSTAYAAPEVLQGMPHDSRKGDVWSMGVILYVLLCAHLPFDDTDIPKMLHQQQKGISVPRHLGISKECQNLLKMLLEPDMTLRPSIEVVSRHPWLTNP
- the BSDC1 gene encoding BSD domain-containing protein 1 isoform X2, with protein sequence MAEGEDAGWWRSWLQQSYQAVKEKSTEALEFMKRDLAEFTQVVQHDTACTIAATASVVKDKLAVSIGRTEGSSGATEKVRKGLSDFLGVISDTFAPSPDKTIDCDVITLMATPTGTTEPYDSAKARLYSLQSDPATYCNEPDGPAELLEAWLSQFNLEEKKGEIAELLATSPSIRALYTKMVPVAVSHSEFWQRYFYKVHRLEQDEARREALKQRAEQSIHQEEPAWEEDEEEFLGMSPLPCANVKFPEAAEKESAPAALEGSHPTAQKGPSEESWAVLPPEPAPAEGSPSESSESISLVTQIANPPSVPAAQLQTGAQPAGARDVSQRLLEATSEEQSSLPKPPEPGHPSAPARELAASSEEPAVTKLKEVESKAQGRTETLKEEGPTDLRVFELNSDSGKSTPSNNGKKGSSTDISEDWEKDFDLDMTEEEVQLALSKVEVSGELEDEEWEDWE
- the BSDC1 gene encoding BSD domain-containing protein 1 isoform X3 — its product is MAEGEDAGWWRSWLQQSYQAVKEKSTEALEFMKRDLAEFTQVVQHDTACTIAATASVVKDKLARTEGSSGATEKVRKGLSDFLGVISDTFAPSPDKTIDCDVITLMATPTGTTEPYDSAKARLYSLQSDPATYCNEPDGPAELLEAWLSQFNLEEKKGEIAELLATSPSIRALYTKMVPVAVSHSEFWQRYFYKVHRLEQVCQEDEARREALKQRAEQSIHQEEPAWEEDEEEFLGMSPLPCANVKFPEAAEKESAPAALEGSHPTAQKGPSEESWAVLPPEPAPAEGSPSESSESISLVTQIANPPSVPAAQLQTGAQPAGARDVSQRLLEATSEEQSSLPKPPEPGHPSAPARELAASSEEPAVTKLKEVESKAQGRTETLKEEGPTDLRVFELNSDSGKSTPSNNGKKGSSTDISEDWEKDFDLDMTEEEVQLALSKVEVSGELEDEEWEDWE
- the FAM229A gene encoding protein FAM229A; translation: MCSKVGDRLKRPLGEWGLLGHIQGLDMSSQQSPQARRFPIEAGDCPSSAVPPETQEPVGTERSVGRQLRRCPGSHCLTLPNVPIDVFIATGGSGRPRI
- the BSDC1 gene encoding BSD domain-containing protein 1 isoform X1, with the translated sequence MAEGEDAGWWRSWLQQSYQAVKEKSTEALEFMKRDLAEFTQVVQHDTACTIAATASVVKDKLAVSIGRTEGSSGATEKVRKGLSDFLGVISDTFAPSPDKTIDCDVITLMATPTGTTEPYDSAKARLYSLQSDPATYCNEPDGPAELLEAWLSQFNLEEKKGEIAELLATSPSIRALYTKMVPVAVSHSEFWQRYFYKVHRLEQVCQEDEARREALKQRAEQSIHQEEPAWEEDEEEFLGMSPLPCANVKFPEAAEKESAPAALEGSHPTAQKGPSEESWAVLPPEPAPAEGSPSESSESISLVTQIANPPSVPAAQLQTGAQPAGARDVSQRLLEATSEEQSSLPKPPEPGHPSAPARELAASSEEPAVTKLKEVESKAQGRTETLKEEGPTDLRVFELNSDSGKSTPSNNGKKGSSTDISEDWEKDFDLDMTEEEVQLALSKVEVSGELEDEEWEDWE
- the BSDC1 gene encoding BSD domain-containing protein 1 isoform X4, whose protein sequence is MAEGEDAGWWRSWLQQSYQAVKEKSTEALEFMKRDLAEFTQVVQHDTACTIAATASVVKDKLARTEGSSGATEKVRKGLSDFLGVISDTFAPSPDKTIDCDVITLMATPTGTTEPYDSAKARLYSLQSDPATYCNEPDGPAELLEAWLSQFNLEEKKGEIAELLATSPSIRALYTKMVPVAVSHSEFWQRYFYKVHRLEQDEARREALKQRAEQSIHQEEPAWEEDEEEFLGMSPLPCANVKFPEAAEKESAPAALEGSHPTAQKGPSEESWAVLPPEPAPAEGSPSESSESISLVTQIANPPSVPAAQLQTGAQPAGARDVSQRLLEATSEEQSSLPKPPEPGHPSAPARELAASSEEPAVTKLKEVESKAQGRTETLKEEGPTDLRVFELNSDSGKSTPSNNGKKGSSTDISEDWEKDFDLDMTEEEVQLALSKVEVSGELEDEEWEDWE